The proteins below come from a single Pedobacter aquae genomic window:
- a CDS encoding Ppx/GppA phosphatase family protein, giving the protein MLSAAIDIGTNTFHLLIGEIEAGKIKVIYTKTIAVKLGEGGINKREIMPAAYQRGLKALAYFAEVLKEYEITQVKATATAAVRDASNGLNFINDVYELCKIQIEIINGHQEALFIYEGARASGAIVNEKCLVMDIGGGSVEFILCNQQKVFWKNSYRIGAARLLADFYHHDPLEEKDINNINNHFINKLKDLEEACKEHQPTKLIGTAGAFDSYREIFTARGFIKPHDDVWISLENQKLADLIDEIIASNHNQRSQIEGLIPLRVDMILMASMIVKYVIKELQIEKIIACEYALKEGLLTQQAH; this is encoded by the coding sequence ATGCTTTCTGCTGCTATAGATATTGGTACAAACACTTTTCATCTGCTTATTGGCGAAATAGAGGCTGGCAAAATAAAAGTTATTTACACTAAAACTATTGCAGTTAAACTAGGTGAAGGTGGGATTAATAAAAGAGAAATTATGCCTGCTGCTTACCAGCGAGGTTTAAAAGCCTTAGCCTATTTTGCAGAAGTACTAAAGGAATATGAAATTACACAGGTAAAAGCCACCGCAACTGCGGCTGTAAGAGACGCTTCAAACGGATTAAATTTCATAAACGACGTTTATGAGCTGTGTAAAATCCAAATTGAAATCATAAACGGTCATCAAGAAGCTTTATTCATTTATGAAGGCGCTAGAGCATCTGGAGCTATTGTAAATGAAAAATGCCTAGTTATGGATATTGGTGGCGGCAGTGTAGAGTTTATATTGTGTAACCAGCAAAAAGTTTTCTGGAAAAACAGTTACCGTATTGGCGCAGCTAGGTTATTGGCAGATTTCTACCATCATGATCCTTTAGAAGAAAAAGACATCAACAACATCAATAATCACTTCATAAACAAATTAAAAGATTTAGAAGAGGCTTGTAAAGAACATCAACCTACAAAACTTATAGGTACCGCTGGTGCGTTTGACTCTTACCGAGAAATATTTACAGCCAGAGGTTTTATTAAACCTCATGATGATGTTTGGATAAGCTTAGAAAACCAGAAACTAGCTGATTTAATTGATGAGATTATAGCATCAAACCACAATCAAAGATCTCAAATAGAAGGTCTTATTCCTTTACGTGTAGATATGATTTTAATGGCTTCTATGATTGTTAAATACGTAATCAAAGAACTACAAATAGAGAAAATTATAGCTTGCGAATATGCCCTTAAAGAAGGTTTATTAACGCAACAAGCTCATTAA
- a CDS encoding pyridoxal phosphate-dependent aminotransferase, translated as MPKISNKGQQMPASPIRKLTPFAERAKSEGKKVYHLNIGQPDIETPAVMLDAIKNIDFKVWAYTASEGTVSYRDALTDYYNKLGYNISPEDILVTTGGSEAIIISLMTCLNQGEEVIIPEPFYANYNAYACQSDSVIKPILSVIDNSFALPPIAEFEKAITSKTRAIMICNPNNPTGYLYSKQEFEDLKTLALKHDLFIIADEAYREFCYDDKQFFSPMHFEGIENNVIIIDTVSKRYSACGARLGCMITKNKEVIATALKFAQARLSPGMVEQIAGTAATIYTPDSYFTEVNHEYAERRDILVNALNQMEGVFCPNPGGAFYVVARFPIDNADKFCQWMLEEFSYDNQTVMLAPASGFYATPGVGENELRLAYVLNKPDLKKAMICLEEALKVYPGRIVTVQNEIIHTN; from the coding sequence ATGCCTAAAATTTCCAATAAAGGACAACAAATGCCAGCTTCACCGATCAGGAAGCTAACCCCTTTTGCTGAGAGAGCAAAATCTGAAGGTAAAAAAGTATATCACCTCAATATTGGTCAACCTGATATTGAAACGCCAGCCGTAATGCTGGATGCTATTAAAAATATAGACTTTAAAGTTTGGGCCTATACCGCCTCTGAGGGTACTGTGTCTTACAGAGACGCCTTAACAGATTATTATAATAAATTAGGCTATAACATTAGTCCAGAAGATATTTTAGTAACTACTGGTGGTTCTGAAGCCATTATCATAAGTTTAATGACTTGTTTAAACCAAGGTGAGGAGGTTATCATTCCTGAACCTTTTTATGCAAACTATAATGCTTATGCCTGCCAGAGTGACAGTGTAATAAAACCCATCTTGTCTGTTATTGATAATAGTTTTGCCTTACCGCCTATTGCCGAGTTTGAAAAAGCTATAACTTCTAAAACCAGAGCTATTATGATTTGTAATCCTAATAACCCTACTGGCTATTTATACTCTAAGCAAGAATTTGAGGATTTAAAGACCTTAGCTTTAAAGCATGATTTATTTATTATAGCAGATGAAGCTTATCGCGAGTTTTGCTATGATGATAAACAATTTTTCTCTCCAATGCATTTTGAAGGAATAGAAAATAATGTCATCATCATAGATACAGTTTCAAAACGTTATAGTGCTTGTGGAGCTAGATTGGGCTGCATGATTACTAAAAACAAAGAAGTGATTGCTACAGCGCTTAAATTTGCACAAGCAAGACTAAGCCCAGGCATGGTAGAACAAATTGCTGGTACAGCTGCAACTATTTACACTCCTGATAGTTATTTTACAGAGGTAAACCATGAATATGCAGAACGTAGAGATATTTTAGTGAATGCTTTAAACCAAATGGAAGGGGTATTTTGTCCTAACCCAGGAGGTGCTTTTTATGTAGTTGCCCGCTTCCCTATTGACAATGCTGATAAGTTTTGCCAATGGATGTTAGAAGAGTTTTCTTACGATAATCAAACGGTGATGCTAGCTCCTGCATCAGGATTTTATGCTACACCAGGCGTAGGAGAAAATGAGCTTAGATTGGCCTATGTATTAAACAAACCTGATTTAAAAAAGGCGATGATTTGCTTAGAAGAAGCACTAAAAGTTTACCCTGGCAGAATTGTTACTGTACAAAATGAGATAATACACACAAATTGA
- a CDS encoding CHASE3 domain-containing protein — MKNKKIILTTIAVCIIIIAYNLFTLFKSYNKISDKYDSVQSKYDFAISSHSLLENIKDAESAKRGYLLTGNKAYLENYYKASFRINFEKERFKKILAYKELKKSEQDQINELLNLIDLKSEQLRKVIDLKNKDKSEEAIALLKSYNATNLFDSLENSIKKINSQKKYQEIKDKQIINDTREITKFKLAIGHLIMLVLLIIMGLMISESKS, encoded by the coding sequence ATGAAAAACAAGAAAATAATTTTAACAACTATCGCAGTTTGTATTATTATAATAGCTTATAATCTTTTTACCCTTTTTAAATCTTATAATAAAATAAGCGATAAATATGATTCTGTTCAAAGTAAGTATGACTTTGCTATAAGTTCTCATTCTCTATTAGAAAACATAAAAGATGCCGAATCTGCCAAGAGAGGCTACCTTTTAACTGGCAATAAAGCTTATTTAGAAAATTATTATAAAGCTAGTTTTAGGATAAATTTTGAGAAAGAAAGGTTTAAGAAAATACTCGCTTATAAAGAATTAAAGAAAAGTGAACAAGATCAAATTAATGAATTACTAAACCTTATTGATTTAAAAAGCGAGCAGCTAAGAAAAGTCATCGATTTAAAAAATAAAGATAAAAGCGAGGAGGCTATCGCCTTACTAAAATCTTATAACGCAACCAATTTATTTGATAGCTTAGAGAATAGCATCAAGAAAATTAATAGCCAAAAAAAATATCAGGAAATTAAAGACAAGCAAATTATTAATGATACCCGTGAAATAACGAAATTTAAATTAGCCATAGGTCATCTCATCATGCTAGTTTTATTAATTATTATGGGTTTAATGATATCAGAAAGCAAAAGCTAA
- a CDS encoding DUF1573 domain-containing protein, with the protein MKKILIIMAVLVGFIGFTAMQDNKAEFKFVEETHDFGKIPQGKPVSFTFKYTNTGNEPLIISDIASSCGCTVPEVLPKAGTPIKKGESGSITITYNAAVAAPFNKSVTITSNSKTPKKMLYIKGEVQAAK; encoded by the coding sequence ATGAAAAAGATTTTAATCATTATGGCAGTGCTTGTGGGCTTCATAGGTTTTACTGCTATGCAAGACAATAAAGCTGAATTTAAATTTGTAGAAGAAACACATGATTTTGGTAAAATCCCTCAAGGAAAACCCGTTTCATTTACTTTCAAATACACCAATACAGGCAACGAGCCTTTAATTATTTCTGATATTGCTTCATCTTGTGGATGTACAGTTCCTGAAGTTTTACCTAAAGCTGGTACTCCAATTAAAAAAGGTGAATCAGGCTCTATTACCATTACTTACAATGCAGCGGTTGCAGCCCCTTTTAACAAATCTGTTACCATTACATCAAATTCAAAAACACCTAAAAAGATGTTATACATCAAAGGTGAGGTTCAAGCCGCCAAGTAA
- a CDS encoding ATP-dependent DNA helicase, translating into MLIAQSLRQKFPHEPNEQQLALFKLLEDFVATDSPDAAFLIKGYAGTGKTTVISAFVNVLRMQKKQVVLLAPTGRAAKVLTHYSGLQASTIHRKIYRKRTAGSPDLMFSLSPNLHKDTFFIVDEASMISDDKSDFSGSSLLEDLIAYVYNDKGNKLIFIGDTAQLPPVNSLESPALSADYLSGFSLEMMGVELTDVVRQAQKSGILFNATRIRNQIRNEEASFPSLITSGYKDVYKMTGDKIIEGLNYAYDKYGVENCLVVCRSNKNANMYNQHIRNQILWREDEITGGDLVMIVKNNYFWMPEDKGGFIANGDIAKISRVKNIHDMYGFRFADVQLEILDSTEEGYQIECKVLLDTLYAESPNLSYENQKIFFNEVMKDYEHITNKRVRMEELKINPYYNALQIKFAYAVTCHKAQGGQWPAVFVDQGYLTPELLNTELLRWLYTACTRASKELFFVNFIDDFFKKEKDA; encoded by the coding sequence ATGTTGATAGCGCAATCACTCCGTCAGAAATTTCCACACGAACCAAACGAGCAACAGCTTGCTTTATTTAAACTTTTGGAAGATTTTGTTGCTACAGATAGCCCTGATGCGGCCTTTTTAATTAAAGGATATGCCGGAACGGGTAAAACTACTGTGATAAGCGCTTTTGTTAATGTTTTAAGGATGCAAAAAAAGCAAGTTGTTTTACTTGCTCCAACAGGAAGAGCTGCCAAGGTTTTAACTCATTATTCAGGATTACAGGCATCTACTATACATCGTAAAATATATCGTAAGCGTACTGCAGGAAGTCCGGATTTAATGTTTAGCCTTTCTCCAAACCTGCATAAGGACACTTTTTTTATTGTAGATGAAGCCTCTATGATTAGCGATGATAAAAGTGATTTTAGTGGAAGTAGTTTACTTGAGGATTTAATCGCTTACGTTTATAATGATAAAGGCAATAAGTTGATTTTTATTGGTGATACAGCACAATTGCCGCCTGTAAACTCTTTAGAAAGCCCGGCTTTATCTGCTGATTATTTAAGTGGATTTTCTCTTGAAATGATGGGTGTAGAACTTACAGATGTGGTACGTCAGGCTCAGAAATCTGGTATATTATTTAATGCTACGCGTATTAGAAACCAAATTAGAAATGAAGAAGCTAGTTTTCCATCATTAATAACATCTGGTTATAAGGATGTTTATAAAATGACAGGAGATAAAATTATTGAAGGTTTAAACTATGCTTATGATAAATATGGTGTAGAAAATTGTTTAGTGGTTTGTAGATCTAATAAGAACGCTAATATGTACAATCAGCATATTAGAAATCAGATACTTTGGCGTGAGGATGAGATAACTGGCGGAGATTTAGTGATGATTGTTAAGAATAATTATTTCTGGATGCCCGAGGATAAAGGAGGCTTTATTGCAAACGGAGATATTGCAAAAATCTCTCGAGTAAAAAATATCCACGATATGTATGGTTTTAGGTTTGCCGATGTACAACTAGAAATTTTAGATAGTACCGAGGAAGGCTACCAAATAGAATGCAAGGTTTTATTGGATACTTTGTATGCAGAAAGCCCAAATTTATCTTACGAAAATCAAAAGATATTTTTTAATGAGGTGATGAAAGATTATGAGCACATTACCAATAAGCGTGTAAGGATGGAAGAGTTAAAAATTAACCCTTACTATAACGCTTTACAAATTAAGTTTGCGTATGCTGTAACTTGCCATAAAGCGCAGGGTGGGCAGTGGCCAGCTGTATTTGTAGATCAAGGATACTTAACCCCAGAGTTGTTAAATACCGAGTTATTAAGATGGCTTTATACAGCTTGTACTAGGGCTTCTAAAGAACTGTTTTTTGTTAATTTTATTGATGATTTTTTTAAAAAAGAGAAAGACGCTTAG
- a CDS encoding ABC transporter permease, giving the protein MKKVFLIIEREYLSRVKKKSFLILTFLVPSLFIAMYAAVFFIYKSEGESKKKFLVLDESGIFKNEFKNSETTTFKYTDGDYAANKSKIKNEKDLLLLYIPKDYASSNDIEILSAKKPGLSLLNDVEKQMENIIQNKKLIAAGIDTAVLKSSKTQININAKQLTDEGEKDSNIGATYVVGFISSFLIYLSLFIYGAQVMRGVIEEKTNRIVEVIVSSVKPFQLMLGKILGIGAVGLTQFLLWIILSSTISIAAGKFLAPDQKAVTTEKVDTKASAANVNPIKTQESPAIKFINAASTINFTYIIGSFLFYFIGGYLIYSALFAAVGSAVDNETETQQFMFPITLPLIFTFIVGMNVIINNPDGPLAFWLSIIPLTSPIAMMIRIPFGVPAWELILSIVLLIAGFVFTTWIASRIYRVGILMYGKKVTYKELAKWFFYKE; this is encoded by the coding sequence ATGAAAAAAGTTTTTCTAATTATCGAAAGAGAATACCTCAGCAGGGTAAAAAAGAAATCGTTCTTAATCCTTACTTTCTTAGTTCCTTCTTTATTTATTGCGATGTATGCAGCCGTATTCTTCATTTATAAAAGTGAAGGAGAAAGCAAAAAAAAGTTTTTAGTTTTAGATGAAAGTGGAATCTTTAAAAACGAATTTAAAAATTCTGAAACCACAACTTTCAAGTATACAGATGGAGATTATGCTGCCAACAAGAGTAAAATCAAAAACGAAAAGGATTTATTGTTACTCTACATTCCAAAAGACTACGCTTCTTCAAATGATATAGAAATTTTATCGGCAAAAAAACCCGGACTTAGTTTACTTAATGATGTTGAAAAACAAATGGAAAACATCATCCAAAACAAAAAGCTTATAGCTGCCGGTATAGATACAGCTGTTCTTAAAAGTTCTAAAACTCAAATAAATATTAATGCAAAGCAGCTAACAGATGAAGGAGAAAAAGACTCTAATATAGGCGCAACTTATGTAGTGGGTTTTATATCCTCTTTTCTGATTTATCTTTCTCTTTTCATTTACGGAGCACAGGTTATGCGTGGTGTAATAGAAGAGAAAACCAACAGAATTGTTGAAGTTATCGTTTCTTCCGTAAAGCCTTTCCAGCTGATGCTAGGTAAAATACTAGGTATTGGCGCAGTTGGTTTAACGCAATTTTTGTTATGGATTATCTTATCAAGTACGATATCTATAGCTGCCGGTAAATTTTTGGCACCAGACCAAAAAGCTGTTACAACAGAAAAAGTTGATACTAAAGCCAGTGCTGCTAATGTAAATCCTATTAAAACACAAGAAAGTCCGGCTATAAAATTCATCAATGCTGCAAGCACTATTAACTTCACTTATATCATAGGTTCTTTCTTATTTTATTTTATTGGAGGATACTTAATTTATAGCGCTTTATTTGCCGCCGTTGGCTCTGCTGTAGATAATGAAACCGAAACGCAGCAGTTTATGTTTCCTATAACCTTACCGCTTATTTTTACTTTTATTGTTGGGATGAATGTGATTATCAATAATCCTGATGGACCTTTAGCATTTTGGCTGTCTATTATACCACTAACCTCCCCTATTGCTATGATGATTAGAATTCCGTTTGGTGTACCAGCCTGGGAACTCATTTTATCAATTGTTTTATTAATAGCAGGTTTCGTTTTCACCACTTGGATAGCATCTAGAATATACAGAGTAGGTATTTTAATGTATGGCAAAAAAGTTACTTATAAAGAACTAGCAAAATGGTTTTTCTACAAAGAATGA
- a CDS encoding DUF3822 family protein, protein MEDIIIKSSDFTPEDSNLQQLLLEVDETGYKYAIVQNQSVKLIGHHSSAKFSDDHDLFKTNFAQLKVSLTTKSFTFLPEIYFNQALAHKLKAFINFDEQHESIFECLINKIDIRSVYTFKNTQLKAVNASFENPVYFPQFLPIYVGATQIAAKTLHPEMFLNFKKEHLEILILKNGELFFYNIFEIKNKEELKYFIMLVLQEKEINAKETSIRLSGNIQTESTYFKEIDQLFTDCALVDTLPFIDADENFTEKPMHQFFSLLSLSLCE, encoded by the coding sequence ATGGAAGATATTATCATTAAATCGTCAGATTTTACACCCGAAGACTCAAATCTTCAACAATTGCTTTTAGAAGTTGATGAAACTGGCTATAAATATGCTATTGTACAAAACCAATCGGTTAAACTTATAGGCCACCATTCATCTGCTAAGTTTTCTGATGATCATGATTTGTTTAAGACAAATTTTGCTCAACTAAAGGTTTCTCTAACAACAAAATCTTTCACTTTTTTACCAGAGATTTATTTTAATCAAGCTTTAGCTCATAAATTAAAAGCTTTCATAAATTTTGACGAACAACATGAAAGTATATTCGAGTGTCTTATTAATAAAATTGACATTCGCTCTGTTTACACATTTAAAAACACGCAGTTAAAAGCTGTAAATGCTTCTTTCGAAAATCCTGTATACTTCCCACAATTCTTACCTATTTATGTAGGAGCAACACAAATAGCTGCAAAAACTTTACATCCAGAAATGTTCTTAAACTTCAAAAAAGAACATTTAGAAATACTAATTTTAAAAAATGGTGAATTGTTTTTTTACAACATCTTCGAAATCAAAAACAAAGAAGAGTTAAAGTATTTTATTATGCTTGTTTTGCAAGAAAAAGAAATAAATGCTAAAGAAACAAGTATTAGGCTAAGTGGAAATATACAAACAGAAAGTACTTATTTTAAAGAGATAGACCAATTGTTTACAGATTGCGCTCTTGTTGATACTTTACCTTTTATAGATGCTGATGAAAACTTTACAGAAAAACCAATGCATCAATTTTTTTCTCTTTTAAGTCTTTCTTTATGCGAATAA
- the rsmD gene encoding 16S rRNA (guanine(966)-N(2))-methyltransferase RsmD, with product MRIIGGTLKGIRLNPPKKLPVRPTTDIAKEALFNILENQLEISDLKILDLFSGTGNISLEFASRGAQEIISVDRDFGCYGYLKATSKELNLHQIKAFKSDVFKFLNTETQQFDLIFADPPYDLTNIPEIAKIVFDKKLLKPGGVLIIEHQSMHNLSNHPNFTDKRKYGYSAFSFFTN from the coding sequence ATGCGAATAATTGGGGGTACACTAAAAGGAATAAGATTAAATCCGCCGAAAAAGCTTCCTGTTAGACCAACTACAGACATAGCGAAAGAAGCTTTATTTAATATTTTAGAGAATCAGCTAGAAATTAGCGATTTAAAAATTTTAGACTTATTTAGTGGTACTGGTAATATCTCCTTAGAATTTGCCTCTAGAGGTGCTCAAGAAATTATTTCTGTTGATAGAGATTTTGGTTGCTACGGCTATTTAAAAGCTACTAGTAAAGAGTTAAACCTCCATCAAATTAAAGCTTTTAAAAGCGATGTTTTTAAATTTCTAAATACAGAAACTCAACAATTTGATTTAATTTTCGCAGACCCTCCGTATGATTTAACCAACATACCAGAAATAGCGAAAATTGTATTTGATAAGAAACTTTTAAAACCTGGTGGAGTTTTAATTATAGAACATCAAAGCATGCACAACTTATCAAATCATCCTAATTTTACAGATAAAAGAAAATACGGTTACTCTGCTTTTAGCTTTTTCACAAACTAA
- a CDS encoding alpha-ketoacid dehydrogenase subunit alpha/beta, whose product MREAQYKMTNPFDTSELSFDDFKSLVINDYKIAYESRQASILGRREVLTGKAKFGIFGDGKEVAQLAMAKAFRAGDWRSGYYRDQTFMFASGMSNILELFAQLYSHTDIEKEPASAGRQMNSHFATRFVNDDGSWKSQTAMKNSSSDISPTAAQMARLVGLAYASKLYRKNPELKDFEHFSINGNEVAFGTIGNASTSEGVFFEAINAAGVLQIPMAISVWDDAYGISVPAKYQTTKEDISEILKGFQRDDEKPGFEIFKVKGWDYVALCETYERAIQVCREEHVPVLIHVTELTQPLGHSTSGSHERYKSKERLEWEKEFDCIAQMRKWMISSAISTEEELDNLESSIKIEVKNLLKQAWNNVMADINQEKEVALGLIDKLALEEPLVEEVAQKLRSEIDPLRKEILSAGKKALRLARNLKSSSKEELAHWLVSQVAFNQERYNSKLFSQTPLSPLKVKSVEAVYSDQTKVVDGKDVLNACFDYNFDKNPLLVAFGEDLGRIGDVNQGFAGLQAKYGELRIADTGIREMTIIGQGIGLALRGFRPIAEIQYLDYLIFALNILSDDLASLSYRTKAGQIAPLIIRTRGHRLEGIWHAGSPIGMILNSLKGIHFCVPRNMTQAAGMYNTLFKGDEPALVIECLNGYRLKEKLPDNVGEFTIALGEVEVLKKGKDMTVVSYGSTLKLVMEAAEELLNYGIDVEVIDAQTLMPFDIAMDCAKSLEKTNKLLVVDEDVPGGGTAYILRDILERQKGYYLLDMQPQTLSAAEHRTSYGSDGDYFGKPSLDDIIEKIYQMMQDSNPKKYPGFYA is encoded by the coding sequence ATGAGAGAGGCACAATACAAAATGACTAATCCTTTTGATACTTCTGAACTTAGTTTTGATGACTTTAAATCATTGGTAATCAATGATTATAAGATCGCATACGAGAGCAGGCAAGCCAGTATTCTGGGCCGCAGAGAGGTATTAACAGGAAAGGCCAAATTTGGGATATTTGGAGATGGGAAAGAAGTGGCTCAACTGGCAATGGCAAAGGCTTTTAGGGCTGGAGATTGGCGTTCTGGCTATTATAGAGACCAAACTTTTATGTTTGCATCAGGCATGAGTAATATCTTGGAGCTCTTCGCTCAACTTTATTCTCATACTGATATAGAAAAAGAACCAGCATCAGCCGGAAGGCAAATGAATTCGCACTTTGCAACCAGGTTTGTAAATGATGATGGTAGCTGGAAAAGTCAAACCGCTATGAAAAATAGCTCTTCTGATATTTCACCTACGGCAGCACAAATGGCCAGATTGGTAGGTTTAGCTTATGCTTCTAAATTATACCGCAAAAATCCAGAATTAAAAGATTTTGAACATTTTTCTATCAATGGTAATGAGGTAGCATTTGGGACAATAGGAAATGCATCAACGTCTGAGGGCGTGTTTTTTGAAGCTATAAACGCAGCTGGAGTTTTACAAATTCCGATGGCAATATCTGTTTGGGACGATGCTTATGGTATTTCTGTCCCTGCAAAATATCAAACCACAAAAGAAGATATTTCTGAAATATTAAAAGGTTTTCAGCGAGATGATGAAAAACCGGGATTTGAAATTTTTAAAGTAAAAGGCTGGGATTATGTTGCGCTTTGCGAAACTTATGAAAGAGCCATACAAGTTTGTAGAGAAGAGCATGTACCGGTTCTTATTCATGTTACAGAATTAACACAACCTCTTGGGCATTCTACTTCTGGTTCTCATGAGCGTTATAAGTCTAAAGAGCGTTTAGAGTGGGAAAAGGAGTTTGATTGTATTGCGCAAATGCGTAAATGGATGATTTCTTCTGCTATTTCTACAGAAGAGGAGTTAGATAATTTAGAAAGTTCTATTAAAATTGAAGTTAAAAATCTTTTAAAACAAGCTTGGAATAATGTAATGGCAGACATTAACCAAGAGAAGGAAGTAGCTTTAGGTTTGATAGATAAACTGGCTTTGGAAGAACCTTTGGTTGAAGAAGTAGCACAAAAACTACGTTCAGAAATAGATCCTTTAAGAAAAGAAATTCTATCGGCAGGTAAAAAGGCATTACGTTTAGCTAGAAATTTAAAATCTTCCTCAAAAGAAGAATTAGCACATTGGCTGGTATCTCAAGTAGCATTTAATCAAGAAAGATATAACTCAAAATTATTTTCGCAAACACCATTATCTCCACTAAAAGTTAAATCTGTTGAGGCAGTTTACTCAGACCAAACAAAAGTGGTAGATGGTAAAGATGTTTTAAACGCTTGTTTTGATTATAATTTTGATAAAAATCCTTTGCTAGTTGCTTTTGGTGAAGATTTAGGAAGAATAGGTGATGTTAATCAAGGTTTTGCTGGTTTGCAGGCAAAATATGGAGAGCTAAGAATTGCTGATACAGGTATTAGAGAAATGACCATTATTGGGCAGGGTATAGGTTTGGCGTTAAGAGGTTTTAGACCCATTGCTGAAATACAATACTTGGATTATCTGATTTTTGCCTTGAATATTTTAAGTGATGATTTAGCTAGTTTAAGTTATAGAACAAAGGCCGGCCAGATTGCTCCGCTAATTATACGTACAAGAGGGCATCGTTTAGAAGGTATCTGGCATGCAGGCTCTCCAATAGGGATGATTTTGAACTCTTTAAAAGGAATTCATTTCTGTGTACCTCGTAATATGACACAAGCGGCAGGCATGTATAATACCTTATTTAAAGGTGATGAACCCGCTTTAGTTATAGAATGTTTAAATGGTTATCGTTTAAAAGAGAAGTTGCCTGATAATGTAGGTGAGTTTACCATAGCACTAGGAGAGGTAGAGGTTTTAAAGAAAGGGAAAGATATGACGGTTGTTTCCTACGGCTCTACCTTAAAATTGGTGATGGAAGCAGCAGAAGAGTTATTAAATTATGGTATTGATGTAGAAGTTATTGATGCACAAACTTTAATGCCTTTTGATATTGCTATGGATTGTGCTAAATCTCTAGAAAAAACCAATAAGTTATTAGTTGTTGATGAAGATGTACCGGGAGGAGGAACTGCGTATATCTTAAGAGATATTTTAGAGAGACAAAAAGGTTATTATTTATTAGATATGCAGCCACAAACCTTATCAGCAGCAGAGCATCGTACATCTTATGGTTCTGATGGTGATTATTTTGGTAAACCTAGTTTAGATGATATTATAGAGAAGATTTACCAAATGATGCAAGATTCTAATCCGAAAAAATATCCAGGCTTTTACGCATAA
- a CDS encoding DUF1905 domain-containing protein translates to MDYLIKEEDLILQYEPGKGAWTYHLVIPNTANMKGKWGSLKVSGNIDGFSISSKNLSPRKKSDKLLAINDEIRKAINKTGGDKVKVTLYLDVVEKLADDDQIVLSFQDALVFDKFKSLTKTEQKSIIDDILSQPNEDKQVERILFISINGLRLDVYSFLENKTKPCKILIYKVLF, encoded by the coding sequence ATGGATTATCTTATTAAAGAAGAAGATTTAATATTACAATATGAACCTGGTAAAGGTGCTTGGACCTATCATTTGGTAATTCCGAATACAGCTAATATGAAAGGGAAATGGGGTTCTTTAAAAGTTTCTGGCAATATTGATGGTTTTAGTATTAGCTCTAAAAATTTATCACCTCGAAAAAAATCAGATAAACTATTGGCTATTAACGATGAAATTAGGAAAGCTATAAATAAAACAGGAGGAGATAAGGTGAAAGTAACTCTTTATTTAGATGTTGTTGAGAAGTTAGCTGATGATGATCAAATAGTTTTAAGTTTTCAAGATGCGTTGGTATTTGATAAATTTAAATCATTGACTAAAACAGAGCAAAAGTCTATTATTGATGATATTTTATCACAACCTAACGAAGACAAACAGGTTGAAAGAATTCTTTTTATATCAATAAATGGGCTTAGGTTAGATGTTTATAGTTTTTTAGAAAATAAAACAAAACCTTGTAAAATATTGATTTACAAGGTTTTGTTTTGA